A single region of the Anopheles funestus chromosome X, idAnoFuneDA-416_04, whole genome shotgun sequence genome encodes:
- the LOC125762501 gene encoding intraflagellar transport protein 140 homolog encodes MTLYFDTKVQFLDSEAISTVSSWHPVEPIFAVASYSNERGGSVTIFDDTGIPLRDVSFPVHATSQATVLTWHPERKILLTGWENGEIHAWFEGKRDFATINGPHKSPIMLLEFSEKGGRVITADAMGVLTGWRFDGQSQFLTMFNHDLRDPLLHITFRKSIQSASSRELTNLARAAVAGDEAALDQLTSWRPRTAVRNLAHASVHDNYCFYACTQAGILYYINQTGTCTEIVRGDSIPIMQILWHPKQDSIVILMEDITIGHYEVDTNGQISELDRVKLSGKVSGSKSAITWVAGCALAILTGDLSVRIWDIETNDNYVLSMELTAGSERVSTADRLPVSAAALEVFTCVAYCPDTQTLSAGTSQGNLYTWRRAAGLYGRSYTSTENQWQLTNVTPVRGTIKSLVWGTTEANRPCMMVNCLSSVFILKEQSLLSAHARAVWATQRKSNELLVRHANGREVVLHTDISIIHLALNELHVVVTNGRTIAVYRIEQTGTMRSTTGRLGATGGTSNETVSGELDTNALVVSFVDSFAVECVAVYLYEQSIVALGAEQVKIYSLSGIVLQEIVFNGNEGKPIGVDLVGPYLTVFTLHGYIRLYDVSRHDIRLLQPPKNAYDLFEKFGEIIMARTNANGTYVALTIANEQLLPDGKLYLWNLESNVLSWREFHAQEQNGRVRWLKQGTDGTSSSTHTCLPVGFFWDAEDARLLACETKPLPKQQQPSVRAFQPDSQIHVLFVDGQKSELAELEVLEPGVGGASGAGEQLELIGLCVPHLIVLRRNDIARLALRDFKGLDACDLATREMVLNFSLNVAQENMDQAFSCIRSLRSDTVWANLARLCVQTGRLDVAKVCLGHLRRARSVRALRRATEDVTLEPEARIAVLAIELGMMDEAEALYKRCGRYDLLNKLYQAAGRFEEALEVAEHFDRVHLRNTYHRYAEWLKECGKTQKAIQYYERTSSLMHNISQLLMDDPAALKQYMQGTSDPELLRWWAQYVESSGDMEGAFKIYQRSGDWFSQVRILCFIGQVSRADEIARGSGDRAACYHLGRYYENSGKLQEAIQFYTRAQTYGNAVRICKENDLPDDLWTVACTARARDKASAAAYFEESGDYRRAVELYHRAGMLHKAVEMAFRSQQPESLQVIASELDASSDPDLVARCADFFVGIEQPYKAVQLLANARQLARALAVCAEHRVPVTETLAELLTPGKEDLPEGERVALLLRLGDILQEQGDYHAATKKFTQAGDRVRAMKSLLKSGDTDKIIFFAGMSRQKDVYVMAANYLQALNWQNDAKILKNIVTFYTKGQAYSQLANFYANCAQAEIDEFRDYDKALNALEEAVKSLSRASPSANSSQPAALDALQLAMAEVRRVIELQDATERREYSNVIKLIKVRLEERQEPPPPVRVWDLLALLVECLVATGQHSEALYYVRELATRKPDWYHQELLEKAVLDRLVAETGVNLEPYVNVAKVKRPTTATISTMSDDEEIQEVFE; translated from the exons ATGACGCTATATTTCGATACGAAGGTGCAGTTTCTTGACAGTGAGGCGATAAGCACCGTCAGCTCATGGCATCCGGTGGAACCGATATTCGCCGTTGCTTCGTACAGCAATGAACGGGGTGGCTCCGTAACGATATTCGACGATACG GGTATTCCGCTACGGGATGTCTCATTCCCGGTACATGCCACTTCCCAGGCGACCGTGTTGACGTGGCATCCGGAGCGAAAGATTCTGCTAACCGGGTGGGAAAACGGAGAAATACATGCGTGGTTCGAGGGGAAGCGTGACTTTGCCACGATCAATGGTCCGCACAAGTCACCGATCATGTTGCTGGAGTTTAGTGAGAAGGGTGGCCGCGTCATTACGGCTGATGCGATGGGTGTACTGACGGGGTGGCGCTTTGATGGTCAGTCACAGTTTCTTACTATGTTTAATCACGATCTGCGGGATCCGTTGCTGCATATAACGTTTCGCAAATCGATCCAAAGCGCTAGCAGCAGGGAGTTGACGAATCTGGCGCG GGCAGCAGTTGCTGGTGATGAGGCGGCACTCGATCAGTTGACTAGTTGGCGACCGAGAACGGCGGTCCGGAATCTTGCCCATGCCAGTGTACATGACAACTACTGCTTTTACGCGTGCACTCAGGCGGGTATACTGTACTACATCAATCAGACGGGCACGTGCACGGAAATAGTGCGTGGAGACAGTATCCCGATCATGCAGATATTATGGCATCCGAAGCA AGACTCGATCGTGATACTGATGGAGGATATTACGATCGGGCATTACGAGGTGGACACCAACGGACAGATCAGTGAGCTCGATCGGGTGAAGCTGTCGGGCAAGGTGTCCGGTTCGAAGAGTGCGATCACGTGGGTTGCCGGGTGTGCGCTCGCTATCCTCACAGGTGATCTGTCCGTGCGCATCTGGGACATTGAGACGAACGATAACTACGTGCTGTCGATGGAGCTGACGGCTGGGTCGGAGCGGGTGTCAACCGCCGACCGGTTACCGGTGAGTGCCGCCGCACTGGAAGTGTTCACCTGCGTCGCCTACTGTCCGGACACGCAAACGCTCAGTGCCGGTACGAGCCAGGGCAATCTTTATACCTGGCGCCGTGCGGCGGGCCTGTACGGACGTTCGTACACCAGCACAGAAAATCAATGGCAGCTAACGAATGTGACACCGGTGCGGGGAACCATCAAGAGCCTTGTGTGGGGCACTACGGAAGCAAACCGTCCCTGCATGATGGTAAACTGTCTGTCCAGCGTTTTCATCCTCAAGGAGCAATCGTTACTGTCCGCTCACGCACGTGCCGTCTGGGCGACGCAGCGCAAATCGAACGAACTGCTCGTCCGGCATGCAAACGGACGGGAAGTCGTGCTGCACACGGACATATCGATCATCCATCTCGCACTGAACGAGCTGCACGTGGTGGTAACGAATGGACGAACGATTGCCGTGTACCGGATCGAGCAAACCGGTACGATGCGCAGTACAACTGGACGTCTGGGAGCAACCGGCGGAACGTCCAATGAAACCGTCAGTGGAGAGCTGGACACGAATGCGTTGGTTGTTTCATTTGTGGATAGTTTTGCCGTCGAATGTGTTGCTGTTTATCTGTACGAGCAGAGCATTGTGGCACTCGGTGCGGAGCAGGTGAAAATTTACTCGCTGAGCGGTATCGTTCTGCAGGAGATTGTGTTCAACGGGAATGAAG gtAAACCGATCGGTGTAGATCTGGTCGGTCCGTATCTGACCGTCTTTACGCTGCACGGTTACATACGGTTGTACGATGTGTCACGGCACGATATCCGGCTATTGCAACCGCCGAAGAATGCGTACGATCTGTTCGAGAAGTTTGGTGAAATCATTATGGCACGTACGAACGCGAATGGTACGTATGTGGCGCTTACGATTGCGAACGAACAGCTCCTTCCGGACGGTAAGCTGTACCTTTGGAATCTGGAAAGCAATGTACTTAGTTGGCGAGAATTTCATGCTCAGGAGCAGAACGGGCGTGTGCGGTGGTTGAAGCAAGGTACGGATGGTACATCATCCAGCACGCACACCTGCTTGCCGGTTGGATTTTTCTGGGACGCTGAAGACGCACGGCTGCTGGCGTGTGAAACGAAACCCTTGCCAAAGCAGCAACAGCCGTCGGTACGGGCGTTTCAACCTGACTCGCAAATACACGTGCTGTTTGTGGATGGGCAGAAATCGGAACTGGCCGAGCTGGAGGTGTTGGAACCGGGTGTCGGCGGAGCGAGTGGGGCGGGTGAACAGCTGGAACTGATTGGGTTGTGCGTGCCGCACCTGATCGTGCTGCGCCGGAACGATATTGCGCGGCTAGCGTTGCGTGACTTTAAAGGGTTGGATGCGTGCGATCTAGCGACGCGCGAAATGGTGCTTAACTTTAGTCTGAATGTTGCGCAGGAAAATATGGACCAAGCGTTCAGCTGCATTCGCTCGCTGCGGTCCGATACGGTGTGGGCAAATTTGGCCCGGCTGTGCGTACAAACGGGCCGGTTGGATGTGGCGAAAGTTTGCCTCGGGCATTTAAGACGTGCCCGGTCGGTGCGGGCATTGCGCCGTGCGACGGAGGACGTAACGCTGGAACCGGAAGCGCGCATCGCCGTGTTGGCCATCGAGCTCGGGATGATGGATGAGGCGGAAGCATTGTACAAACGGTGCGGTCGGTATGATCTGCTGAACAAGCTGTATCAGGCGGCGGGCCGGTTCGAGGAGGCACTGGAGGTGGCGGAACATTTCGATCGGGTTCACCTGCGCAACACGTACCATCGGTACGCGGAGTGGCTGAAGGAGTGTGGCAAGACGCAGAAAGCGATACAGTACTACGAGCGGACGAGCAGCCTGATGCACAACATCAGCCAGCTGCTGATGGATGATCCGGCGGCACTGAAGCAGTACATGCAGGGTACGTCCGATCCGGAGCTGTTGCGGTGGTGGGCCCAGTACGTCGAAAGCAGCGGCGATATGGAGGGTGCGTTCAAGATCTACCAGCGGTCGGGTGATTGGTTCTCGCAGGTACGCATCCTGTGCTTTATCGGGCAGGTTAGCCGTGCGGATGAGATAGCGCGCGGTAGCGGTGATCGGGCCGCCTGCTACCATTTGGGCCGGTACTACGAGAACAGTGGCAAGCTGCAGGAAGCGATCCAGTTTTACACCCGCGCCCAAACTTACGGTAATGCGGTGCGCATCTGCAAGGAGAACGATCTGCCGGACGATCTCTGGACGGTCGCATGTACGGCGCGGGCACGCGATAAAGCATCCGCGGCAGCTTACTTCGAGGAGTCCGGCGACTATCGGCGTGCGGTCGAACTGTACCACCGGGCCGGCATGCTGCACAAAGCGGTCGAGATGGCATTCCGTTCACAGCAGCCGGAATCGCTGCAGGTGATCGCATCCGAGCTGGATGCATCATCCGATCCGGATCTGGTGGCGCGTTGTGCCGATTTTTTCGTTGGCATCGAGCAACCGTACAAGGCGGTACAGTTGCTTGCGAACGCCCGGCAACTGGCACGGGCGCTGGCGGTATGTGCCGAACATCGGGTACCGGTGACGGAAACGCTCGCCGAACTGCTAACCCCAGGGAAGGAGGATCTGCCGGAGGGTGAGCGGGTAGCGTTGCTCTTGCGGTTGGGTGATATCCTCCAGGAGCAGGGTGATTATCATGCGGCAACGAAGAAATTCACCCAGGCGGGTGATCGTGTACGGGCGATGAAAAGTTTGCTCAAGTCCGGCGACACGGATAAGATTATCTTTTTTGCCGGCATGTCCCGCCAGAAGGATGTGTACGTGATGGCGGCGAACTATCTGCAGGCGCTCAACTGGCAGAACGATGCGAAGATCCTGAAGAATATCGTGACGTTCTACACGAAGGGGCAGGCGTACAGTCAGCTGGCGAACTTTTACGCCAACTGTGCACAGGCGGAGATAGACGAGTTCCGGGACTACGATAAGGCACTGAACGCACTGGAGGAGGCTGTGAAGAGTTTGTCGCGTGCCTCACCGTCAGCGAATTCATCACAACCGGCTGCACTGGACGCACTGCAGCTAGCGATGGCTGAGGTGAGACGTGTTATCGAGCTGCAGGATGCGACGGAACGGCGCGAGTACAGCAATGTGATCAAGCTCATAAAGGTACGGCTAGAAGAGCGTCAAGAACCACCGCCTCCGGTACGTGTATGGGATCTACTAGCGCTGCTAGTCGAATGTTTGGTAGCAACCGGGCAACACTCGGAAGCACTATACTACGTCCGCGAGCTGGCAACACGGAAACCCGACTGGTACCATCAAGAACTTCTGGAGAAGGCCGTACTGGATCGTTTGGTGGCGGAAACGGGCGTCAATCTCGAACCGTACGTCAACGTTGCGAAGGTGAAGCGTCCGACAACGGCCACCATCTCCACGATGAGTGACGACGAAGAAATTCAGGAGGTGTTTGAGTAG